In Runella sp. SP2, the genomic window GTGGAGTAAGGTTTATTCGATTTTGTATTATATTTGTCAAAATTGACATAAAAAGCCATGCTTATCCTCGAAATTAACGATGCCTCACTAGAACAGAAAATCGTTGAAAAGGCGCGCAAGGTTGGTAAGTCTGTACAAGAGATGCTCAAAGACATTGTTGTCGAAAAAATTCAAGAAGAAGTAAGTCTTGAAACCCTTCCTTTTGAAGTACCTAAATTGGACTATCGACAGTACATAAAAATCATTGATGAACCTCTTGGTGATGAGGCTATTGACGATGCCCCTATTTTTAAGAACGATATTGACACCGTTGAGTTTGCCAAACAATTAAGAAAACAAGCATGGAAAAGGAAATCTTGATGCTTGATACTAATATTGTCGTAGATTACCTTCGCCAAAAGCCCCAAGTACTTACTTTTATTGAAACCTATGGCAAAACTAACTTGGCTATATCACCTATTGTTTCGATGGAAGTGTACCAAGGGGTTTTAGACAAAAAAGACTGACTCCGAACTCGCAAAAAACTCAATGGATTTGCATCTTTACCATTGAATCAAGAAATAATTCAGTTAGCTATGCAGTTACAGCAACAATATATTCTTTCTCACCATGTAGGTATTCCAGATACTCTTATTGCTGCTACTGCCCTTGTGTATGACCTTGAGTTGAAAACCTATAATCTAAAGGATTTCCAATTTATCCCTACCCTGAAAGTGAACAATAGCTTAGAATAGTTTAACATTAATGCTACCCCCACCCATCAAATATTTACTAAAAATCAATGAGTTGCAGCAGATAGTGAAGTAGAAAAGATCTTTTATCTTTGACATAAAGCATCAAATTATGCTACAAAGTATCGAAATAGAAAATTTCCGTTGTTTTGAGAAAGCCAGCATCAGCGGTTTTGAGCAAATCAACCTCATTACGGGCAAAAACAACTCAGGAAAAACGGCGTTGTTGGAGGCGATATATCTCTTATTGAGTTGTGATTATAAGGGGTTGACTAGCACAACCCGCCAATCGGAAAAGGATGTAGAAAAGGAGAAAAATCTTTTTTACAATCAATTGACTCATAAGCCGATTCAAATTATTTCATACGTCGGAACAGAATCTGGAATCCACTTTCAACTTTCAAGTACTAGTCCCAAACAGCACTTTTTTAATGAGATAGATACTCTTAAAAACGGTCAAAAGCAGTATATTAATAACAGTTTTCATATTGGTATTGCTCACACCTTTGTTTTTGATAAGTACAATCAATTACCTGTCAGTGGAAGCTTAACTTCTTTACTTGATTATTGGGATAAGAAGGGCGAAAAATTTAGAGTGCTGGAAGCCCTTAAAATTATTGATAGTTCTCTTATGGATATTCGCACGTTTGCTACGTTCCCAGATGTCTTATATCTTCAAAAACAGGGTAGCTCTGAATACCAGCCGATTTATTATTTGGGAGACGCAGTACAAAAAATAGTTCGATATGTTATTAATATTTTGAATAACTATCCCAACAAAGATGTTTTAAATGTACTTCTCCTCGACGAAATTGAGAACGGAATTCACTACACGGCACAGGCAGAAGTATGGCGAATGCTGATGAAGTTATGTAAGCATTATAATATTCAACTTTTTGCAACAACACACAGCTTAGAAATGATAAAAGCGTTTCAGTCAGTGTGTGCAGAAAAAGAATTTGTGGGAATGGGTGGGTATTTTGAATTGGGCAGAAGCCCCAAAAACCAACAAATCATCGGCGTAAAGCATGATTTAGAAACCCTTGAATATGAATTAGCTTCGGGAGATACCATACGAGGAGAGTAATGAGAAAAGTTATCATCGTTGAAGGAAAAGAAGACGCAGCTTTTGTAAAAGCCCTTGCTCCTGATGTCGAAACACGAGAAATTGAGATTCAGGAATTAGGTGGTGCTGGAAAAGGTGCCGTTAAAGAGCTAAAAAAAGCATTGGATAGTATAAAAAACGATGCATTACTTACTTTCTAATCCCATTGAGAAAATTGGCATCCTACTTGATTTAGACCCCGCAGACTTCAATGAAGCAAGTAAATTAGCATTTGTTAATGCCGCCATTGCATCCGTCTTTGGAGTAGAGGTAAAAGCCGTAGATAGTTTTTACCAAGTTCCTGAAATAGAGGCCCAAATTGCTTGCCATTTTATTTCCCCAAATCTCGATGTTTTACTAAAATCAATTGCTTCTAAACCTTCCCCTAAAGCGGATTGCCTTTTTGCTTGCTTCGAATCTAAAGGAGAAAGACAAAGCTTGGCTACTTTATTACATGCGTTGGGACATTTGTACAGAAGCAGAACGACGTAACGGAGCTAATAATGTGAGTTTCAAGCACACTGCCACAAAAGGTGCATGGCAGTTGGATTCAGAAAAACTCAGTGAGATAAAGAATTTTCTAGCACTTTTTTAGAAAAGCCTAAGCCTATTTCTCGCGTTTAAACCCATAAGGGCAGTGGCGGCAGCCGTTTTTGCAGCAGTAGCCTCGCTTGAGATGATACGCCGCCGTGAATACAATGAAACCGTTTTCGTCGGTATAATAATCTTCTTTCTCTAAACCATGACGGCCAGAGGTAACTGTTGATTTTTGTGAAGAGGAAGGTTCGCGCACTTTTATAGATTTTTGGGCACAGTAGGTATCTAACCAATTGTGCCCAAAAATGTTTTTTACATTAATTCAACTTTAAACAATTCCTTGGATTTAATCCACACCCAGATGACGATAACCATCGTCAGGCTACCACCCAAAAGCACCGACGGGACTGTTCCCATCACTTTGGCAAGCACGCCTGACTCAAACGCCCCAATCTCGTTGGACGAACTCACAAAGACACTATTGACCGAAATAACGCGTCCTCGCATGTGATCGGGTGGGACAACTTGCAAAATTGTTTGGCGAATGACGACGCTAATGGCATCAAACGCTCCCGTGAAAAATAACATCACGACCGACAACCAAAAGTGGGTTGAAACTGCAAAAACAAGCGTAGCTACCCCAAAACCTGCTACCGAAATAAGCATATTGCGCCATGCGTGCCGAGCGGGAGGAAAGTAGGCCGTCATAAAAATCGTCAAAACCGCCCCTACCGACGGTGCGGCGCGTAAGATTCCCAGTCCTTCGGCACCTACTTTTAAAATATCTTCGGCAAAAACGGGCAATATCGCAATTACTCCCCCAAATAGCACGGCTGCCAAATCGAGCGAAATGGAGTAGAGGAGAATTTTTTGTTCATATACAAATTGAATTCCTTCTTTGATGCTTTGCCACAAACTGACCGTTTCTTCTTCGGCAGCGTGCGGAATGGGTTTCTTAGAAATCAACAGCAACATCCCTTGCGTGACGGCTAAAATCACGACCACAACCCACAATGTATTTATCAATCCCAAATAAGCGTATAAAAATCCAGCTACACCTGGGCCTGCAATGGCGCCTACCTGCCAAAAAGTCCCGCTCCACGTAGCAGCGTTGGAATATACTTCGCGAGGGGTTAAAAAAGCTTTCATCGACGATACGGCGGGTGAATAAAACCCTTTGGCAAAACCAATAACGGCCAAAATACCATAAACTGTCAGTAACAACGACGTCTGCGAAAGGTGGTTGCGGTTTTCGGGGTTCATCAAAGCAATCAATCCCAAAGAACAAACCAAAATCACCGATTGGCTGATTTGCATGATGGTGCGTTTGTCTTTGCGGTCGGCATAATGGCCCCCAAATAAGGCCAACGAAATGTACGGAATGGCTTCGGCCAGCCCAATAAAACCTAATGAGAGTGGATCGTGGGTAATTTTGTACAATTCATACCCAATCACCACTTCCTGAATCAAAAGCGCCGCCGTAATGAGGCTATTGGTGGTTATCAGGTTGACAAACTCTGGATAACGCAGCGCGGCGTAGGGATCGGTGGAGATAGTTTTCAACTTAAATTTTTGGTTGATTAAGAAACGTACTCAAAAACTCAACCCAATTTGAGCGGGTAAAGTTGCTTGAGGTACTAAAAAAAAGCCCCCATGTATGATGGGGGACTTGTCAAATAAATGAAGGGTGGGCTAATAATCAGCTAATTGAGAAATTTCTTTTACTTTGTCAGCGAGTTGTGCTACTTTGCCAATCACAATGATGGCGGGCGAGCCAATTCCCTCGGCTTGGGCTAGTTGAAGTATATTCCCGACTTTCCCCGTGACAATTTTTTCATCGGGACGACTGCCATTTTGGATGATGGCGACGGGCAAATTTATCTTTCCTAACTGCGCAAACGTCTCAACGATTTCGGGAAGTTTGTGCATTCCCATCAATACCACCACCGTTGCCGACGAACGCGCCGCCAACGACAGGTCGTTAGATAAGCTGTGGTCTTTGGTCGTGCCAGTAATCACCCAAAAACTCTCGCTCATGCCTCGGGTCGTAAGGGGGATCCCCGCCAAAGCAGGCACTGCATAGCTACTCGAAATCCCTGGCACTACCTCTACAGTAATGCCATGACGCTCAGCATATTCGAGTTCTTCGTAGCCACGACCAAAAATGAACGGATCACCACCTTTGAGGCGCACCACGTGGCCGTATTGTTGGGCGTATTCGACAATCAAGTGGTTGATAACGTCTTGGTTACAGCTGTGTTGAGCAAAACGCTTTCCAACGTTGACTATCACGCAATTGGGTTTACAATACTCCAGCAATTCCGTACTTGCTAACGCATCGTGTAAAACTACGTCAGCGCTTTTGAGGGCTTTGATACCTTTCAAGGTGATTAATTCGGGATCACCTGGGCCTGCTCCAATGAGGGTGACTTTCATAAAACTAGCTGTCTTTTCCAAATTCTACCAACGATAACGCTGGCTCTTCTACTTCTTCCAATTGTGCTTGACGCAATTCGTTTACTTTGCTCAAAAACTGACCAGCAGCTTCCACAAACTGACGAGCAAAGGCTTCGCTTGGTTCGTTTTTGTTGATGCTAAATACTAACTCTTTGAAACCACCTTCGGTCAAATGACCAAATTCTGCGCCGAAGTGCTCGTCAAAGTCACGGATGATGCCATACTGTGTATTGGTAGGCACGCCTTTGCTCACAAGCATGGCTTTTGCCCCAGTTACAAACACATTGTATGAATGATAAATAGCGTCGGCCCAAACAGCTTTTTCAAGGTTTTCCAAGGCCCAGCCAAGTTTTTCTTGGGCTTCAATAAGCGTCGTACCCACCAAGTCAACCAATACACTGGCACATTCTCCTACTCCGACTTCCGTTTGGAAAGGCTCTTCGTGGTCCCAGTCAATGTAGTCGCTTGGCGTAGCGGTTGTCAAATCGGCCAACGGCTTCAACATCGCGTAGAAATATTTGTTTCCTTGGCGGAGGTAGTAATCGTTGTAATATTCACCTTCAAACGAATTGGCTTCATAGTCTTGCAACAACAAACGCAGTGCCGCAGGGCCACGCTTGGTCGGCACTTTCACCACTTTATCGCCAATCATGCCTTCGTTCAATCCGTTGAATCCGCCGCCCAACAACACTTGCAAGGCTGGCAATACGAGTTTACCATTTTTGATGGAACTTCCGTGAAAACCGATATTGGCGGCACTGTGTTGACCGCAGCCGTTCATACAACCGCTGATTTTGATTTTGATGTCGTTGTTGTAAATGATGTCAGGGAATTCTTCTTTCATCATAATTTCGAGCGCACGAGTGATGCCATAGCTGCTCGAAATCGCCAAGTTACAGGTATCCGTTCCTGGGCAAGTGGTGATGTCGGCGGTGGTATCAAAACCTGGCTCGGCCAATCCTAAATCACTCAATTGTTGATAAACCGTGGCCAAATCTTCTGCTTTTACAAAACGAAGCAAATAGCCTTGATTGACGGTAACGCGAATATCGTCGGCGGCGTATTGGCGCACAATGTCGGCCAATTTACGCGCCGTTGACGAGTGCATATCACCCAACAAAACGCGGAGCTGCACGGCATACCAGCCTTTTTGTTTTTGTTCAAAAACGTTGGTTTGAAGCCATTTTGTATAGGTATCATCGGTCGAAGCCGCGATTAGTTCTTCTTTTGTCACTCCACCTTCACGCGTCGAAGTGTATAAGTCCGAACTCGCAAAGTCGAGTCCTTCTGGAAGGTATTCTTTGTTTTTGATGGATGTCCACTCTTCATTTACGCGCTTCAAGAACTCCTCTAAACCAATGTCAGCCAAAAGGAATTTCATACGCGCTTTGTGACGACGCACGCGCTCCCCGTAACGGTCAAATACGCGAATAACAGCCTCAATAAACGGTATAACGAACTTTTCTTCCAAAAACTCGTGCGCAGGTTTTGCCAAAAGCGGCTGTGCGCCAAGGCCACCACCAATCAACACCCGAAAACCTTTGACTTCCTCGCCTTGCTCATTGAGACGGACGAGTGGAATCAAACCCACATCGTGCATAAAAGCATAAGCCGAGTCTTTTTCTGAAGATGACACCGCAATTTTAAACTTACGCCCCATGTCTTGGCAAATTGGGTTGCGCAAGAAATACTCAAAAATACCGTGGGTAATGGTAGTTACATCAAAAGGCTCCAATGGATCCACCCCAGCGCGGGCAGAAGCCGTAACATTGCGAACGGTGTTTCCGCAAGCTTCGCGTAGGGTTATTTGCGCATCTTCCAAATCGGCCCATAAAGCAGGCGAGTCGGCCAACTTTACAAAGTGCAACTGAATATCTTGACGCGTAGTGGCGTGGAGATTTCCTGTGGCATATTTGTCAGAACAATCGGCAATTCGCACCAACTGATCGGCAGTAATACGGCCATACGGAAGTTTGATACGAATCATTTGTACCCCCGCTTGGCGTTGGCCATACACCCCTCTTGCAAGGCGGAATTTACGAAAAGCTTCTTCGGGCACGTTTCCGTCGCTAAAAAAGCTGATTTTGCTTTCTAACTCAAGAATATCGCGGCGCGCGGCTTCGCTTATGTTTGATGTGAATTGGATGTTTGACATATCTATTAACACTTAAACTCTATCGAATTGATATTTTATTTTATAAATTTTTAAAGGGATTTTGCTCCCTTTAAAATGAGGTTGTCCTCTATTGCTGGTACAAAGTACGGTCTTGCCGTGCTAATTTCCTAATAATAAGCCCAAAAACAACGAATAGGCAATAACCAAAGGTTATTATCAAAACTTCACGAGGCGTTTTCGATCGGCGTATTCTCCCAATTGCAAATCAATGAAATAATCGCCCGCGGGGTAAGTTCGAACGTTGATTGGTTGCACAAACGCATCGGTGTTCTTTTCAAACTCAGCTCGCCACACTTCCGCCCCCGTAATGCTTCGCAAGCGAAGAAGCACTTTTCCGCGCAATGAATTGGTAAATTTCACTTCCACCATGCCATCGGTTGGATTAGGACTCAGTGTTAGTTCTTTGTCTGGCAATGTTTCACTGCCCAAAATTTGAACATTACGAACATAAATCGTGGCACTTGCCGAATCGCGACACACATCTGAGCCAGAGCCATTCACTAAATACGTCAATGTCCGAGTTGGACGGGCGGTTACTTGGGGCCCTAGCGTTGAGCTAAGTCCTTCCGACGGCGACCAATTAATCACCCCTGCTCCCCGTGCTTGTAAGATAACGGCTTCGCCAGGGTTAATAAATTGTGCCGATGCTTGAATCTGCACCGAAGGTTTCATCCCTACATCGGCAGTGATGGCATGGGCAATGTTTAAACCTGTACGCACAATATAACGATCCCAACTACCACTTGAATTTCGTTCCCAAGAGGTAGCATTGAGCGATTCGCCGTCGCGGGTAGTGACAAGGGCTACGGTATCACCTGCTACGTAATCAAACTCGACTCCAATCAAGAATGCGAGGTTATTTTGGCTTAAAAGGTTGATATTTTGGTCAAAAACAACTTTGGTTTCTCGGTTGTTTTTCACGTCGTCCAAAATTTTACGCAACGGAATTTCTTTGACTGTCAATTCCGAACCTGGCCCCCCTTGGAAACCGCGGGCATTCCATACTTTAACCCGTACGACGCTTTCAGTTTCGGTACTTCTTGCGGCCTTGGCCACGCCAAATTTCAGGGTTGCTCCCCGTAAATTGGTGTATCCAAGCGGGTTTGAATAAAGCTCTGCAACTGCTTGGGTTCGACGACTATTTTGTCCTGCAATATACCCCGTACCACCCGTTTGACGTAAGACCGTTCCCGTACCAGAAAAGCTAGTGATGGTGGCGCATAATCCCGCGTTTATTACTTCAACATATTCTGTTCTTACAAGCGGGGCCGACGTTCCTGCCGTGTTTGACACCGTGAGCGTCACCTTAAACTTACCCGCAGTCGTGTAAGTTACAGTCGGATTTTGGCTCGTCGAAGTAGCAGGATCACCTCCTTCAAATTCCCATCTCCACGCGGTTGGAAAATTGGTAGAAAGATCCGTGAAACGTACTTGGCCTCCCAGCAATACGGTGCGATTTTCTGCCTCAAAATTAGGAATTGGGTTCCCTGATATAAGTTGACCACACACATTTGAGGTAAGCAAGCTTGCCCGCCGTGGACTTATCTCCATGACCGTTCGCATTCGTGTTTTTTGGTCTCTGGTAAAAATATTAAAACAGGCATCGTCCGAATAGTCCATGTAATTTTCAACCATGTTTGCCCCTCCACAACTAATACGCCCTTTTTGACAGCCACGGCTTTCTGACGCTTGGGTTGGGGTGTCGGCACAAAAATCATCTCCACAAGCAGCATCTCCCCAAATGTGGCGAAGGCCAAGCCAGTGGCCTGTTTCGTGCGTAAGTGTTCTTCCAAGATTATAAGGTGCTCTCAACAGAGAAAAGCTTCCTTTTTGAGAATTTCCAAAATTGGCGTAGTTAATCACAACCCCGTCAGTACTAGCCGCCCCACCACCCGATGGAATCCCCGACAGCCCCGAACTACTTGGAAACTGAGCATATCCCAATAGGTTATCGTCTTGTGCGGCAAAATCAAGCACCCAGATATTGTAATATTTGTTGGGATCCCATGACGTAGTTGGCTTTAGCGAACCTTCAATGTCAGTACGTGCCCAACTTGTACGATTTCCATTGACCCGATCAATACCTGCCTCCGTCATTCGTTGGCCGTTGGGATTAAATTGGGCCATACAAAACTCTATTTCGATGTCAGCTCCTCGGGCGTCATTATTAAAACCGTTGGTATTCACTCTTCGTCGAAAGTCTTCGTTAAGCGTCTCTATCTGCGACTGAATTTGCGCCTGACTGATATTTCGCCCAACACCTACTGCTTCTCCGTTGTGAATCACGTGTACAACAACGGGAATGGTGATAATATCTGCCGCTCCTCTGCTAGACGCCATTTTAGACTTGAGCTCGACCATTTTGCGCTGTAAATCACGCTCAAAATCATCAAGGCTACCTTCGCTAGGAAATCGAAGTCGGCGTAGGCTGTCCATTTCCATGGTGGCACAGGGTTCTGGGCGCCGCTGTGCGTGGGCAGCAAAATTCGTTAGAATAGAAATGGCAAAAATGTATAGTAACTGGCGCATAGTATTTGTACAAAATTGAGACGAGGCACTAAATTATTTCCCTGTGGATGTAAATTTAAAACGGTAGCTCGCATCAACATCTCCGAAATAATACTCAAGAACCATCGTGTTTTCGGTCAATGTCTTTACGATAAACGGCAGCTTAAAGCCTCCAAACAACCGAGGAATACCCATTTCAAGCGTTGCATTGGCGCTCGTCAATTGCCACACATCTGTAATGAGAATATCTGGCTCCGTGGTACGGCATTTGGTTGCCCCGTTGGTGTATTCCATTTTCTTTTCTGCATTTGCATAAAACACAAACTGATCGTCGAGTTGGCACGCCTCAAGGACATCGCTTCCTGCCAAATCAAACGGGTCTTTTTCATCAACAATCGTAACCCCACTCAGCACCCACGTTTTCTTTTCAGTACCAGTGAGTAACTGAGAGTAAGTCAACGGCTTAGGGTCTAATTTTTCGGTACACCCACTTAGCGCACCTATGATTATACCTATTAAGGCAATAAGCATACTTTTTTTCATCTCTGTAAGGCGGTTATTGTGGGACGTAATTTAGTGGAACAATGACGTTGGTATCTTTTCTAGTAGCATAACTATATACCTTCATTCTAATATTCAGCGAGATTCGTTTATTGACAGGATTCCAAACCCCCGTTCCTGACAAAGTATCATATCCACTGGCAAACTGAGGAATCACTTGCTGAGGAATCGTCAGGGTATTATTTCCGTTGTCAATAAAATCGAGGGTTGGTTTTTCGGCTTGGAAACCTACGGGTGCCTCCCAGTTAAAAAACTGTTGAAAACCTATCAATCCAACGTTAATGTTGGAGATAGTATAACGTTTGCAATCCGTACTTGAAATTTCAATATCAGCCAATTGATACGATTGGGTAGCATTGACGGGCAATTGCCCCGTATAAAGCCCATCCATCAAGCAAGCATCCCGAATGGTGAACACCATTTTATTGCCCATTCCACCTTTTCCAAAACCCACTTGTACTTTGTCAGCAGGTCTCACTGCTGTCAGGGCAAACTCAATAGTACTCGATTCGAGTATGTTATTGGCATTATTGAGCAGGTACAAAGTAATTTCGCCAAAACTCTGGCCTACAGGAATAATCACTGTTCCTTTCGTACCCTCGATGCGGTAATCTCTGCCTTCACGGGCAGTACCACCTACGGTATAACTGATGTTGATTGACTCATTGAGTACAGCCCCGCCGTTGTGAACTCTGATTTTGATGGCTTTGGAATAACTTTCCTTGAAACTGAGCGCAGTATCATTAAAAACCACAAAATTTCCTCCTTGGTAGATAATACGTTGTTCTTCACAGCCCGCCAGCCATAACCCCGCTGACACCATCAGAAAAACAAAAACGACTGATTTTATGATTGAATAGTTAGATTTCATTTTCAGATTTTTAATTTACTTTTTCAGTTTTACAGTTTCGGGTTTAACGTTTACTGTTTCGGGTTTACAGTTTGCTGTTTCGGGTTTACGGTTAATATTCTAACCTCAAACAGGAAACCCCAAACCCCAAACAGTAAAGAGAAAACCTAATAACCAGGATTCTGCTGTCCAACCAAAGAGGGGTTTCGTTGAATTTCAGTTTGTGGTATTGGCCAAAGCTCATACTTAACGTTCCAGTTGGTTGAAAAAGCGGACATCACTGCCTGCGCCCGCCCTGTACGCACAAGGTCGTACCAACGATGTCCTTCAAATGCCAACTCATAGACCCGTTCACGTTCGATAATACTAAGCATTTCGCTTTGAGTGGCTGTTGTAATCAACGGAGGCTGTTCAGCTGCTACCAACCCATCACCTGCGCGCGTACGTAACCTATTAATATCTGCGATAGCCCCCGTTGTACCCGTAATTTTTCCCTGCTGCGCCCGTGCTTCCGCCCGAATCAAGTACATTTCTCCCAAACGAAAAACCACAAAATTGCGGTTACTTTCATCCGCCGTTCCATACTTACGGAGTGTCCAACCATTGTCATTACCTTTTTGTTTGGTAAAATCAAACTCAAGGGTTTGGCTACGATTTCCTGACTCTCTCGACAACAACGACACCACCACTTGATTGGAAGGAACCACCTCTCTACGACCTACAAAATAATTATTAATATCTCCCGAGTAATCGTTGAGGGTATATCCAAACTCAAAAATTGATTCTTGGGTAAAATCTCTGGTTACCACGTCATTATAAGAAACCAGTGAATAATTGGTTGAATTGATGAGAAGTGTGGCATAGGCTTCAGCCTGCGCCCAGTTTTTTTGGTAGAGATAATAGCGCGCTAGTGCAGCACGAGCGGCGTTTTTGGTGGCATATCCTGCAAATACGTTACGGTCTTGCGGGTCGCCATCAGGCAAATCAGCAAGTGCCGCTTGAAAATCTTCCAGTGCCCAAGTCAAAATCTCCTCTTTGGAAGCGCGTGGGATGGTACGGTTGGTAGCTAATGTCGTTGAAGTAACTTTGGGAATACCTCCAAAGGTATGCGCACCGATAAAATTGGCATACCCGCGTAAGAATTTGGCTTCTGCTGTCAGCACCTTCGCATCAGCCGCCCGCACACTCGCGATGGTTGGAAGGCGCTCTAGCACAAAATTGGCCAAATAAATCGAGCGAAACACACTCCCCCACAAAGCCCCAACGACTCCGTTGGAAGGGGTAATTTGTTTGGTACCCAATTCTCGGTAATCCGTAAAAGTTCCTAGGTGAATAATGTTATCGGCCGTAAAATCGCCCGCTTGCACCGTAGGACTTCCAATGCTCCGTGCCGCCGAATACAACCCAATTCGTACCGAAGGCAAATCGCTGGCAGTGGTAAATACAATGTCATCAATCAGCAAATCAACGGCAGGTGGGTCAAGAACCACCGTGTTACACGCCGACATGAAAGCTGTTAGAAGTAATGCGTATGATAAACGTTTCATAAAATTCGGAAGATTAAAGCTGGTTAGAAATTTACGGTTACCCCACCCACAATCGTTTTTACTTGCGGTAACGTAAAGAAATCGATGCCTTGCGCGGCCGTCGAGCCGTCGAGCGTACTTACTTCTGGATCAGCGCCTGTATAGCGCGTCAACGTCCAGAGATTCGTACCTGTAGCGTACAAGCGTACTGTACCAAGTTTTACTCTGCTTGTCCACTTGGCTGGAATTGTATAACCAATAGCTACGTTTTTAAGACGCAAATACGAGCCATCTTCCACAAGGCGGCTGCTTGAGTAGCTGTTGTAAGTATTGTTATACTCATAACGAGGGACGTCCGTAATGTCACCCGCTTTTTGCCAACGTCGCAGTGCTGCCCTAGTTTGGTTTACCCGTAAATCTGTACCTGGGTTAAGCAAGAAAGAATTACCGTAATTCATGACACTATTTCCGTAAGAGAATTGCAGAAAAGCACTGACATCAAAACCATTCCAAGAGAATGTGTTTGTCAAACCACCTATCAATTTGGGCTGGGCGTTTCCAATCACTTGAGCATCGTCAGTTGTAATTCGGCCATCGCCATTGAAATCTTCATACAAGGCATCGCCAGTAGCCACGTTCACTCCTAAGTACTTGAGTCCCCAGAAAGTTCCGAGGGGTTGACCTACTTGGATGACGTTGGTAGCCCCTACGCCTGCCGCTGAAAAACCACGGAACAGAGGTTGTTCTGAAGCCAATGACACCACCTTGTTATCATTTCGCGAAACGTTCAAATCAGTCGTCCAACGGAATGCGCCGTCAAAATTGACCGAACGTAAGGTAAACTCAAACCCTCGGTTTGAGATGCTACCGATATTTCCTTGAAGCGAGCCAAAGCCCGTAGTCGCAGGCAGTGGTTCGGCAAACAAAAGCGCATCAGTGAGGTTGTCATACACTTCGGCAGTGAAGCTCAAGCGGCCTTTCCAGAACGCGACGTCCAAACCAATGTTTGCCTCCCGCGTTCGTTCCCATTGCAAGTTTGGGTTGCTAAGGCTGATTGGCCCCACGCCCGACGAACCGTTGTAGGTCGTAGCTCCCCATGTTCCTAAAAATTGAAAGTTTCCGATGCGTTCGTTTCCTGTATATCCATAG contains:
- a CDS encoding RagB/SusD family nutrient uptake outer membrane protein, which encodes MKRLSYALLLTAFMSACNTVVLDPPAVDLLIDDIVFTTASDLPSVRIGLYSAARSIGSPTVQAGDFTADNIIHLGTFTDYRELGTKQITPSNGVVGALWGSVFRSIYLANFVLERLPTIASVRAADAKVLTAEAKFLRGYANFIGAHTFGGIPKVTSTTLATNRTIPRASKEEILTWALEDFQAALADLPDGDPQDRNVFAGYATKNAARAALARYYLYQKNWAQAEAYATLLINSTNYSLVSYNDVVTRDFTQESIFEFGYTLNDYSGDINNYFVGRREVVPSNQVVVSLLSRESGNRSQTLEFDFTKQKGNDNGWTLRKYGTADESNRNFVVFRLGEMYLIRAEARAQQGKITGTTGAIADINRLRTRAGDGLVAAEQPPLITTATQSEMLSIIERERVYELAFEGHRWYDLVRTGRAQAVMSAFSTNWNVKYELWPIPQTEIQRNPSLVGQQNPGY
- a CDS encoding M43 family zinc metalloprotease; translated protein: MRQLLYIFAISILTNFAAHAQRRPEPCATMEMDSLRRLRFPSEGSLDDFERDLQRKMVELKSKMASSRGAADIITIPVVVHVIHNGEAVGVGRNISQAQIQSQIETLNEDFRRRVNTNGFNNDARGADIEIEFCMAQFNPNGQRMTEAGIDRVNGNRTSWARTDIEGSLKPTTSWDPNKYYNIWVLDFAAQDDNLLGYAQFPSSSGLSGIPSGGGAASTDGVVINYANFGNSQKGSFSLLRAPYNLGRTLTHETGHWLGLRHIWGDAACGDDFCADTPTQASESRGCQKGRISCGGANMVENYMDYSDDACFNIFTRDQKTRMRTVMEISPRRASLLTSNVCGQLISGNPIPNFEAENRTVLLGGQVRFTDLSTNFPTAWRWEFEGGDPATSTSQNPTVTYTTAGKFKVTLTVSNTAGTSAPLVRTEYVEVINAGLCATITSFSGTGTVLRQTGGTGYIAGQNSRRTQAVAELYSNPLGYTNLRGATLKFGVAKAARSTETESVVRVKVWNARGFQGGPGSELTVKEIPLRKILDDVKNNRETKVVFDQNINLLSQNNLAFLIGVEFDYVAGDTVALVTTRDGESLNATSWERNSSGSWDRYIVRTGLNIAHAITADVGMKPSVQIQASAQFINPGEAVILQARGAGVINWSPSEGLSSTLGPQVTARPTRTLTYLVNGSGSDVCRDSASATIYVRNVQILGSETLPDKELTLSPNPTDGMVEVKFTNSLRGKVLLRLRSITGAEVWRAEFEKNTDAFVQPINVRTYPAGDYFIDLQLGEYADRKRLVKF